The window AATTCCATGTATACGCATATTGACCCAAAAACAGGAAAAGCTGTTCAAAATGCAATATATGATGGCAATGGTGATGTAATTGGGCATGTGGATTTTAAAAATCATGGGATAGAATCTGGCCATTATCACTTATTCCCTGAACCTGGTAATCCAGCATCTGGGCATGGTCCTGGTAAACCACATTATCCTCATTCAGGTATACCTTCAGGGTGGGATGCTCTTCCGCCGGGAATTGAACCTCATACGCCTATAGGAAAGTGAGATATTTTATGATCATAGATATGCTAGATGAAATAACGAATGGGTATGATGGGATTATTAAAAAGATTAACTTTATTTCCTTTGACAGTGTGATTGTTGAAGTCTCTGTTATAAGGAGAGCTGATAGGGAATGGGTTAATGTAGAATTTGAATTGAAAGGGTTGGTTGAGTTTGCTGTTAAGCAAGAAACCAAATGCAGCAATACAGTAATGAGTAACGGTATATCTTATCAATGTATAGATGGTATTCATTATATTGATTTTTCCCCATATTCTGATGATATGGAGGATATTAGTGATTATCGTATGTCAGATGTGTATTTTGCTGCAAAAAAAATCGGATATAGCATTAGTCCTTATTCTGATATATAAGATGGTAATGTTTTAATTATCAGTTCATTGATTGTCTAATCAGTTTGTAAATAATGGCCGGAAGAGATTTTACGATCCTTTCGGCTATTTTGTTTTTAAATTTTGGTCAGCCGTTACAGATTAATCTTCGTCTCAATAATAATACCCCCCTCTCCACCGTGACGGTGACCGGCATCCCGGTGATAAAGCCCGACCTTTCCAGTCAGCGGCCTTTTAGGTTTTTCACTGCGTCACGAGTGGAGCCCGGCGGGGCTGTTGCAGCGTCAGGAGCTGGAAGGGGCGGACGGCCGGGTGAATGACGTGCTGGAGCGTCGCTACCAGTACGATGTGCTGGACCGTCTGACGGGCATCAGCGACAGCCACTGGGGTGAGCAGGCATTCCGACTGAACGGGGCAGGTCAGGTGACGGCGGAGCGCCGTGATGAGGGGCGGCGGCGTCAGGCGCGGCTGTTTGGCTACGACAGCGAACAGAACCTGTGCGAGGTGTCACAGATAGCGCCGGGTCTGGGTGAGACGCTGAAGGTGCAGGATGCGGTGGTACAGTCATCGGCGCGGTATGATGCTGCCGGACGGGGTACGCTGGCGGTATCGCTACGATGCGTTTGGGCGCAGAATCAACAAGGTGCGCGAGGGCCAGGTGCCGTCGGCGCAGGGCGACAGCACGCAACCGCACTACATTGTGACGGACCTGACAGGAACCGCAAGAGAGCTGTGCAGCGAGGAAGGGGAAGTCCGCTGGCGCGGGGAACAGGGACTGTGGGGCGCACACCGGGAAGAGCGGCGACCTATCCCGCTGCGACGCTATCTGGGGGATGCGGCGAATGAAGAGGTGTACTGCGAGCTGCGCTATCAGGGGCAGTTGTATGACGCAGAAACGGGGCTTTACTACAACCGGCATCGTTACTATGATGCGGAGAGCGGACAGTATCTGTCGCCGGACCCGATAGGGTTGGCGGGAGGGATGAGGCCGCAGGGCTATGTTTCCAATCCCTTAGAGTTCTGTGATCCGCTGGGGTTGGCTGCATCTACTTGTCCTAGTGCTTCTGGGAAATTACCTAGACTCAGAGGGAAAAGTGTTGCGCACATAGAAAAAATATTAAAGAAAAACGGATTTGTGAGAACTAACCCAAATAATGCTGTGAATCAAAAGTGGAAGCATGCTGATGGTTCTGAAGTTCAGATACACGCTTATGGAGATCAGCAACTAAAACCATGGAAAACAGCGAATAATGGACATGTACATAAATACTCACCTATTGGTGGCAAGCTTGATGATCGAGGTTTTCCTAGTACTAGCATGGGTAAAGAGACCCACATAGGTATTAAAAACCCGGCGAATTTACCAACGGTTAGAGGCAGACCGCACGGTTCAGGCATTCAATAATTAAAGGCTTGGCTTATCATGAGTTTAGAGTTATTTTCAGATTTAAAACATCAAATATCTAAAGAAATATTAGATGAAATATTATTGGAGTTGCAAGATAAGTATCAAAGAGTTTATGCGTCAGAATCTGGAAACTATGGCTTTGTTAAATATGGTGAGGAATATAATGCTAAAGAACCACCACTTTTTGATATTTTTATTTTAAAGAATAAAGTCATTTTATCGGTATATGGTGATTTAAATGATCAAAGAACTATAACAGAACAAATTAGTAATGCTTTTTTGGGGAAGAATATCTCTGTTGATTTTTTAGAGGAGTAGAGTATATAAATTAGAAAAAGCCGGAAGCGATCTCACGATCCTTCCGGCTATTTTATTTTTAGTAGTTGGTGTTATTACGCCAGCATAGTCCCCAGCTCTGCCCAAATGGTTATCCTTCCGGGCAGTACCTCAATCATTAACGGTTGGCCGAGTAACCAGCTCAGTGTGAGCCAGTCCCCTGCCAGCGTCAGTTCGCCGTTGTTACTTACCCAATCCGCACTCTCCGTCTCGCTGCCGTTTAGTTCGGCCAGCAGCGCCGCAATATCCGTATCCTCATCCAGTCGGGTCAGTATTAAGCCATTGCATAGAGGTTAATACGAAGCAGCGTCTCGGCGGCAAATCCCGCCTGTTGCAGTGCGTGGCCTGTCAGCGTGAGTTCCGGCTGGTCACCGCGCTGGAATGCGTAATGAATACTCATCGTGCGCCCTCCATGTTCAGCCCGCCGGGAAAATGGTTCAGCCAGCTTGTGACGGCATACTCATCAAATGGCGCAATGCTCAGGGCGTGCAGGTTGCCCCACAGTTCATGGATATCCTGCGTGGTGATAACAATGCAGCCGGGCATAATGCGCAGCTTAAGCGGTTATCCGGTGGTAAATCCGGCGTCTTTTAGCCACTGCCCGGCAATGTTAATCGCAGGGTATTCGACCCACTTGATAATGAATGGCGCTATCAGCGTAATACGGCAGGGCAGGCTGTCGAGGTTAACGACCCGGAAGGGCGCGAGTGGCTGTACCGTTATGGTGAAACAGGGCAACTGTCGACGGTGATAGGGCCGGACGGCGTGTTGCAGCGTTATCACTATAATCGTCGTGGCCTGCTGAGCAGCCTTGAGCGGGATAATGCACCACCGGTCATGTTCCGGTATGACGACCTTGACCGCCTGACGGAGCGGCATATCGGGCATGAGGCGGGCGTGCAGGTGCGGCGCTGGGAGTATGACGGCGTGCGCGAGTCACCGTCGAAAGTGGTGTACGAAGACGGCAGCGAGACGCGGTTTGGTTACGATGTGGAAGGTAACCTGACGGCGGTGACGGATGCGCTGGGTCAGCGCTATCAGTTCCGCTACGGGGCGTTCGATAACCTGCTGGAAGCGACCGACCCGCTGGGAGCGACGGTGCGCTACCACTATAATGCGGAAGCCGAGTTCGCCGGGGTGACGAACAGTCAGGGACGAGACTGGACGTACGGTTTTGACAGCAGTGGACGACTAAGCGAGGAACGGCATTACGACGGTCGGGTATACCGGTATCAGTACGATGTAGCCGACCGTCTGGTGCAGCGCACCGCGCCGGATGGCAGTGCGCTGCATTACAAGCATGATGCGGCAGGACGAATAACGCATATCACGGCGCGGAAAGCGGACGGGGAAACGGACGGCATCACCGAGCTGGCGTATGACGTGGCTGGTCGGTTGACCAAAGCCGCCAGCCCGGATGCGGTGGTGGAATACGCCTATAACCGTGCGGGGCAGGTGACGTCGGAAACGGTGAACGGCGAAGCGGTACAGAGCGGTTATGACGCGGGTGGTCAGCGTGCCATTGTCGACGGTATTCTGGCGCCGCTGCAACTTGCCTGGCAGTCGGGACGGCTGTCATCGCTGGGTATCGGCTCCCACCAGCCGTTGCAGTTCAGCCACACGGCAGCAGGGGAAGAGCAGCGACGCACTAACGGCAGCGGTTTTTCACTGCGTCACGAGTGGAGCCCGACGGGGCTGCTGCAGCGTCAGGCGCTGGAAGGGGCGGACGGCCGGGTGAATGACGTGCTGGAGCGACGTTATCAGTACGATGTGCTGGACCGTCTGACGGGCATCAGCGACAGCCACTGGGGCGAGCAGGCATTTCGGCTGAACGGGGCCGGTCAGGTGACGGCGGAGCGCCGTGATGAGGGACGGCGGCGTCAGGCGCGGCTGTTTGGTTACGACAGCGAACAGAACCTGTGCGAGGTGTCGCAGATAGCGCCGGGTCTGGGTGAGTCGCTGAAGGTGCAGGATGCGGTGGTGCAGGCGTCGGCGCGGTACGATGCGGCGGGACGGGTCATCGAGCGGGGTCATACGCAGTACCGGTATGATGACTGCGGGCGTCTGGCGGTGAAGCGTGAAACACGGCCGGGGTTCAGGCCGAAGGAAACGTATTTCGACTGGGACGTGCAGGACCGGCTGGTGCGGGTAAGCCTGCCGGACGGGGCACGCTGGCGGTATCGCTACGATGCGTTTGGGCGCAGAATCAACAAGGTGCGCGAGGGCCAGGTGTCGTCGGCGCAGGCGGTAGCGCGGGTGGCGTACCGGTGGGATGGTGACCAGCTGATTGGTCAGCAGCAGTACCGGGCAGACGGTTCAGCGGCGCGGGAAGTGCAGTGGGTGTACGAGCCGGGAAGCTTCCGGCCACTGGCACAGGTGGAGGCGCAGGGCGACAGCACGCAACTGCACTACATCGTGACGGACCTGACAGGAACCGCAAGAGAGCTGTGCAGCGAGGAAGGGGACGTTCGCTGGCGCGGGGAACAGGGACTGTGGGCCGCACATCGGGAAGAGCGACGACCTATCCCGCTGCGGCGCTATCTGGGGGATGCGGCGAACGAAGAGGTGTACTGCGAGCTGCGCTATCAGGGGCAGTT is drawn from Pectobacterium aroidearum and contains these coding sequences:
- a CDS encoding SymE family type I addiction module toxin codes for the protein MLTRLDEDTDIAALLAELNGSETESADWVSNNGELTLAGDWLTLSWLLGQPLMIEVLPGRITIWAELGTMLA